A single region of the Rattus rattus isolate New Zealand chromosome 8, Rrattus_CSIRO_v1, whole genome shotgun sequence genome encodes:
- the Pts gene encoding 6-pyruvoyl tetrahydrobiopterin synthase, with protein MNAAVGLRRRARLSRLVSFSASHRLHSPSLSAEENLKVFGKCNNPNGHGHNYKVVVTIHGEIDPVTGMVMNLTDLKEYMEEAIMKPLDHKNLDLDVPYFADVVSTTENVAVYIWENLQRLLPVGALYKVKVYETDNNIVVYKGE; from the exons ATGAACGCGGCGGTTGGCCTTCGGCGCCGCGCGCGATTGTCGCGCCTCGTGTCCTTCAGCGCGAGCCACCGGCTGCACAG CCCATCTCTGAGTGCTGAGGAGAACTTGAAAGTGTTTGGGAAATGCAACAATCCGAATGGCCATGGGCACAACTATAAAG tTGTGGTGACAATTCATGGAGAG ATCGATCCAGTTACAGGAATGGTTATGAATTTGACCGACCTCAAAGAATACATGGAG GAGGCCATTATGAAGCCCCTTGATCACAAGAACCTGGATCTGGATGTGCCATACTTTGCAGATGTTGTAAG caCGACAGAAAATGTAGCTGTCTATATCTGGGAGAACCTGCAGAGACTTCTTCCAGTGGGAGCTCTCTATAAAGTAAAAGTGTATGAAACTGACAACAACATTGTAGTCTACAAAGGAGAATAG